One genomic window of Amphiura filiformis chromosome 3, Afil_fr2py, whole genome shotgun sequence includes the following:
- the LOC140147900 gene encoding uncharacterized protein, with protein MLQPFRCMICAAGFDSFDKYSLHTRNHKMKYRTLCCKKKDPNYLLCLQDLETHARIHTKEKLYQCEYCQKCFEWRRYLKIHLRTHTKGTRYQCEYCQKYFEQGSHLKKHLETHMKRTSFQCEYCQKCFEQRSYLTKHLETHTKGTSFQCEYCQKCFEKRRNLTRHLRTHTKGTRYQCEYCKLCCNTKSHLTTHIRTHTKEKPYLCDHCGKSFDLKNTLTAHIRIHTKKKPYACQYCGKCFATSTHCRRHTRIHTKEKPYQCEQCGKCFTNKGDMNRHVKIHSKPYQCDHCKLYFTKESDLTSHIIIHSKEKPYQCEYCQNRYRQNSALKVHRRTHTKEKPYECELCHKCFVHSGHLKRHTRTHTKEKPYQCVYCPKGFTKKSYLEKHNATHMTYDYFGSGTQ; from the coding sequence ATGTTGCAACCATTCAGATGCATGATTTGTGCCGCCGGTTTTGACTCTTTTGACAAATATTCACTTCATACACGTAACCATAAGATGAAGTATAGAACACTATGCTGCAAGAAGAAGGACCCTAATTACTTACTTTGCCTACAGGATTTGGAAACTCACGCCAGAATCCACACCAAGGAGAAActctatcagtgtgaatattgtcagaaatgctttgaaTGGAGACGTTATCTGAAGATACAcctcagaactcacacaaaagggACACGCTATCAGTGCGAATATTGCCAGAAATACTTTGAACAGGGATCTCATCTGAAAAAACACCTCGAAACTCACATGAAAAGGACAAgctttcagtgtgaatattgtcagaaatgctttgaaCAGAGATCTTATCTGACAAAACACCTTGAAACTCACACAAAAGGGACAAgctttcagtgtgaatattgtcagaaatgctttgaaAAGAGACGTAATCTGACAAGACAcctcagaactcacacaaaagggACAcgctatcagtgtgaatattgtaaaCTATGTTGCAACACAAAGTCTCATCTTACAACtcacattagaactcacaccaaagagaaaccgtacctCTGTGACCATTGTGGGAAATCCTTTGACCTAAAGAACACTCTGACAGCACACATAAGAATTCATACCAAAAAGAAACCCTATGCATGTCAGTATTGTGGGAAATGCTTTGCAACTAGTACACATTGCAGACGACACACcagaattcataccaaagagaaaccttaccagtgCGAACAATGTGGGAAATGCTTTACAAACAAAGGTGATATGAATAGACACGTGAAAATTCACAgcaaaccctatcagtgtgatcATTGTAAACTGTATTTTACAAAGGAGAGTGATCTGACAAGTCACATCATAATCCAcagcaaagagaaaccttaccagtgtgagtattgtcagaaccGTTACAGACAGAATAGTGCACTGAAAGTACACAgaagaactcacaccaaagagaaaccctatgaGTGTGAGCTTTGTCATAAATGTTTTGTACACAGCGGTCACCTCAAAAGACATACTAGAACTCACacgaaagagaaaccctatcagtgtgttTATTGTCCGAAAGGTTTCACGAAGAAAAGTTATCTTGAAAAGCACAATGCAACTCACATGACGTATGACTACTTTGGTAGTGGTACACAGTAA